GTGCGGCCCGCGAGCGCGGTATCGCCGTGTTCAACGCGCCGTACTCCAACACCCGTTCCGTAGCGGAACTGGTACTGGCCGAAGCGATCCTGCTGCTGCGCGGCATCCCTGAGAAAAATGCCTCCTGCCACCGTGGCGGCTGGATCAAGTCCGCCGCCAACTCGTTCGAGATCCGTGGCAAGAAGCTGGGCATCGTCGGCTACGGCTCGATCGGCACGCAGCTGTCGGTTCTGGCCGAAGGTCTGGGCATGCAGGTGTTCTTCTATGACACCGTGACCAAGCTGCCGCTGGGCAACGCTACCCAGGTCAACAACCTGCATGAGCTGCTGGGCATGTCCGACATCGTCACCCTGCACGTGCCGGAAACCGCGGCGACCCAGTGGATGATCGGCGAGAAGGAAATCCGCGCCATCAAGAAGGGCGGCATCCTGATCAACGCTGCACGCGGCACCGTGGTCGAGCTGGACGCCCTGGCGGACGCGATCAAGGACAAGCACCTGATCGGCGCGGCCATCGACGTATTCCCGGTGGAGCCACGCTCCAACGACGAAGAGTTCGAAAGCCCGCTGCGTGGCCTCGACAACGTGATCCTGACTCCGCACATCGGTGGCTCGACTGCCGAGGCGCAAGCCAACATCGGTCTGGAAGTGGCGGAAAAACTGGTCAAGTACAGCGACAACGGTACTTCGGTGTCGTCGGTCAACTTCCCGGAAGTGGCCCTGCCGGCTCACCCTGGCAAGCACCGCCTGCTGCACATCCACGAGAACATCCCGGGTGTGATGAGCGAGATCAACAAGGTCTTCGCCGAAAACGGCATCAACATCTCCGGTCAGTTCCTGCAGACCAACGAGAAGGTCGGCTACGTGGTGATCGACGTCGACGCCGAATACTCGGAATTGGCGCAAGAGAAACTGCAACACGTCAACGGTACTATCCGTAGTCGAGTGCTGTTCTAAGCACAGCGTTCTTAGCGCAAGAAAAAGGGAGCCCCAAAGGGCTCCCTTTTTTATTTCACGTTAACCGTGATTTTTTCCGAAACGATCGATGGGTCGAACGGCATGTGGCCGCTGTCGCCAAGAATCAGTTGCAAGGTGTGCTTGCCAGGGGCCAGTTTGATCGTGGCCTCGGTCTGGGCCTTGCCGAAATGCATGTGGTGCGCGTCAGTCGGGATCGGCGCGCCTTCGGCCGGCAGGTCGTCGACGTCGATCAGCAGATGATGGTGGCCGGTGTTCTTGGTGGTGTCACCCGCCGGGGCCAGCGCGATGTTCTTGACGCCGAACTTGACTTTGAATTCCTGCGAGACGGTGGCGCCGTCCTCGGGAGAAACGATGAACACTTCAGCATCCTTGGGAGCCGGCGTCGCCGCACTGGCCAGCACCGAAACACCCATCAGCACACCGGCCAACGCTGCACGTGACATAAAGCTTTTCATTTTCTTCTCCAGTTTTTCCGTAAAATCCGCACGGTCATGACAACTTCATGACCATTCGTTGTCGAAGGCACTCGACAACCATAGCAAAGCGAGCCTGAATCAGAGCGTCGCGATAATGATTTCAAAGGAGTGACCATGCGCTTGCTGCCTGGCCTGATCTGCCTGCTACCCCTTCTGAGCCCGCTGGCTCACGCCGAACTGATTGATGACGTCAACGACCGTGGCGAGCTGCGCATAGCCCTTGAGGCTAATACACCGCCCTTCAATTACAAGGAAGGCGACACACTCACAGGGTTCGAGGTCGAGCTTGGGCAACTTCTGGCCAAGGAGCTGGATGTACGCGCCGACTTCATCGTCACCGACGAGGGCGATCTGCTCCAGGGCGTTGAAAGCGGCAAGTACGACGTCGCGCTCAACCACATAGCACTGACACCCGAACTCAAGGATCGTTTCGACTTCAGCGAGCCGTACGGCGAGGTCGACGGGCAACTTCTGGCGAAGAAGGACGATGCGCCGCGGCCGATGGTGCTGGTGCAGGCATTGACCGAAGAGAAGCCGAAAGCGGCGGCGCCGGTGGAACTGGCGATTCCGTTTCAGAAAGGTAATCCGGCGTTTCAGGCCAGTCTCAAGAGCGCGATGCAGCGGATCAAAGACGACGGACGGCTAGCGGCGCTGTCGAAGAAGTGGTTCACCGAAACCAAGTGAACATAAAACCTGTAGGAGTGAGCCTGCTCGCGATAGCGGTTCGTCAGTCGAGTAATCATTAACTGACCCACCGCTATCGCGAGCAGGCTCACTCCTACATAAGATCGCGGCGGTCTGTTAGATAAGTGCTGCCAGGGCCTGCGCGGCTTGCGGCAGCTCAAGCTCACTGAACACCCGAACCCCATGACGCTTGAGCAACGCCGCCGTCACCCCTTCGCCACTGACCTTGACCCCACTGAACGTCCCGTCATAGGTCAGCAGATTCCCGCAAGAAGGGCTGTTGGCCTTGAGCACCGCCACCCGAATGCCGTGCTTTTGCACCAGCTCCAGCGCTTGGCGCGCACCTTCGAGAAACTGCGCACTGACATCCTCGCCTTCGGTAGTGATGACAGCAGCTTTGCCATCGAGCACCTCTCCGCCCTGCCCGCCGGGAATCTCCGCCGCCGCCCTCGGCGTCGGCAAACCACCGGCCACTTCCGGACACAACGGCACTACCCGGCCTTCTTCGATCCACTGCTCAAGCAGATCAAACGGGCCACTCGCGCCACCGTCATAACGCACGCGATGGCCCAACAGGCAGCGGCTGACGAGAATCTTTTCCATGCTCAGAACGGCTCGTTGCCACGGCGACGAAACCATCCGGTCAGCGACAGCCGTTCGCGATGGGCCGGCAGTACTTCGTGGGGTACTTCGCCGGAGAGAAACACCACCAGGCAGCCGCCGGTAGGTTGCACATCGTGCACACGCTCATCGTTCAAGTACATGCGCAACTGGCCGCCGTCCTCCGGCAGCCAGGCGTCGTTGAGGTAGATCACTGCCGACACCATGCGCCGGTCGTCATCGCGAAAGCGGTCGACGTGCTTGCGATAGAACGCGCCGGGCGGGTACAGGGCGAAATGACATTCGAAATCTTCCAGGCCCAGAAACAGCCCACGATTGAGCGCCTCGCGCAGACTGTCCATCAGGCTCAGGTAGCGGTCAGTGGCGTCGGCCTGGCCGGGGTCGATCCACTGAATGTGATCGCCACGAATACCTTCACGAATCTCCGAAAACGGCCCGCGCCCGACCGCCGCTGGCGCAAGTTCGCCCTCGGCTTCACGTTTACGGCACTCGGCCGCCAGCGCCCGGGTCAGATCGGCGGGCAGGAAGATGTTCTGCTGCGACCAGCCGTGTTCGGCCAGGTCGTCGACAATGCGTAACAGCAGCGGGTGTTCAGAGGATATCGGCATGGCGCGCATAGTATGCCGACGGCAATAAATCCGACAGAGCCACGCAGCGGCTTGCTACGAATTCTCGACAAGTACCGGCACCGCACGGAGAATAGTCCGCTGCTGACAGGAGTCCCTATGCGCCGTTTGCTTTTTTCACTGTTGATGTTCTGCGTATTGCCCGCCTGGGCGGACGGCTTTGATCAGTTGTACAAGGTCGCCGGCTGGCCAGAACAACGCGCGCATTTCAACGATGCCCTGAGCGCCGCCCAGCAGCGCTATCAGAACAGCCTGCCGCCTGCGGTGTTTCAAGCACTGGTCAACAACAGCAACCAGCGGTTCGCCGCGCAGGCCATGGATCAACGCGCCGAAGCGCAACTGCGGCAGAAACTCGCCGATCCGAAACCGGCGCTGACCTTTTTCCAGTCACCACTGGGCAAGAAAATCGTCGCCGCCGAACTGCTGGCGACCCGCCGCGATCAACTGGCGAAAAATGCCCAGGGCCTGCCAAAAATGCAGGCGAGCGACAGTCGTTTGCTGATCATCGGCCACTTGGCGCAAGCCCTGCCGGCCCGTGAGGCTGGCGCCGAGGTCAGTCTGGCGATTGCCGGCGTGGCGGCGGACAGTTTGAGTTCGATGATTCCGGGATTGCTCGGTGGCGGTCAGGCGCAGGGCATGTTGAACGGCCAGCGCCAGCGCCTGATGGATCAGATCGGCGCCGATCTGAATAACACGCTGCTCTACGTCTATCGCGATTTGTCGGATGAAGAGCTGGAAGAATTTGCGACGTTTGCCGAGTCGACCGAGGGCAAGGCTTACTATCAGGCGGCGCTGGCGGCGATTCGGGCGGGGTTGGCGGTCGGCCAACCTTAAAGATCGCAGCCTTCGGCAGCTCCTACATTGAAACGCGTCCCCCTGTAGGAGCTGCCGAAGGCTGCGATCTTTTGATCTTGCCTTAACGGTTCAGAGATTCCGGCCCCTGATCCGCTTGCTCAAAAACTCGAAATACTCCTCACGCATCTCCGCCGTTTCATTGGCCAGATGATGCCGCGCCTCGGCCAGCAGCAGAATCTGCGGGCGGTCGAACTTCCATTTCAACACCTGCAGATTGTGCTGCCAGTCGACGGTCATGTCCGCCTGCCCCTGAATGATCAGCGGTCGTCGCGGGCTTTTTTTCGCGTGCTCGACGCGGATGATCCAGCGCGACAACGCGCCCACCCACTTCGTCGGCAGACGCCGAGGCTGTAACGGATCAGCCTGCAGAAACGGCAGAAAGTCCGGATCGTTGGAATTTACGCTGAAGCGCCGCGCGACGCCGCGAACAAATGGCCGCAGCAGGTAATAACTCAACTGCGACCAGCCCCAGGCCCGTGGTCGCACCAGCGGTGCCAGCAGAATCACCTGCCCCTGCGCCGGGCTGTTCTCGCCATGGTTGAGCAGGTGATCGACGACAATCGCACCACCGGTGCTCTGCCCGCACAAATGCCACGGCTGCGGCAGCGCGATCGAATGGGCTTCGGCAAACAGCGCTTGCAGCATGTGCTGATATTCAGCGAAATCGCGGATGCTCGCCCGTGGCCCGCTCGACAGCCCATGCCCCGGCAAGTCGCAGGCAATCACGGCGAAATCCTGATCCAGCGCCCACTCGATCACATGCCGGTACAGGCCGATGTGATCGTAGTAACCGTGCAGCAGAAACAGCGTCGCCTTGACCTTCTCCGGCCACCAGCAATGGCTGACCAACTCGTAGCCATCGACTTCGAAACGACCCATGCCGCGCCACACATCGCGCTCGGCGAAGTCGGTCTTGTAGAAGCGCTGATAAGCCTTCGCCTCATCCGATAACGGCTGCCACTCGGCCAACGGCTTGAGGCTCGCGCGTAAATGATCAGGGTCGAAAGTATCAGGCATGCGGACATTCCAAAGCGGTTAACGGACTTTATCGGCCTGCGATATTCATCTGTCGTGCCAGACATGGCAAGCTAGCCGACCTTTTCAGATTCCGAAACCATGCGTTCGCCCTACCGCACCGCACTGTTCGCCAGCCTGCTCGCGCTGATCTGCGCCGGGGTGCTGTGGGCGGCGTATGACTGGTTTCAGGGCCGCTACCTGCGTGCGTTCAGCGAACACACGGCGATGTTTTCCGGCGATCCGCTGCGCCTGCCGGACAACCTCGCCGGACCGGGCA
This genomic interval from Pseudomonas koreensis contains the following:
- the serA gene encoding phosphoglycerate dehydrogenase, whose protein sequence is MSKTSLDKSKIKFLLLEGVHQSAVDVLKAAGYTSIEYLTGSLPEAQLKEKIADAHFIGIRSRTQLTEEIFDHAKKLVAVGCFCIGTNQVDLSAARERGIAVFNAPYSNTRSVAELVLAEAILLLRGIPEKNASCHRGGWIKSAANSFEIRGKKLGIVGYGSIGTQLSVLAEGLGMQVFFYDTVTKLPLGNATQVNNLHELLGMSDIVTLHVPETAATQWMIGEKEIRAIKKGGILINAARGTVVELDALADAIKDKHLIGAAIDVFPVEPRSNDEEFESPLRGLDNVILTPHIGGSTAEAQANIGLEVAEKLVKYSDNGTSVSSVNFPEVALPAHPGKHRLLHIHENIPGVMSEINKVFAENGINISGQFLQTNEKVGYVVIDVDAEYSELAQEKLQHVNGTIRSRVLF
- a CDS encoding DUF4399 domain-containing protein, whose amino-acid sequence is MKSFMSRAALAGVLMGVSVLASAATPAPKDAEVFIVSPEDGATVSQEFKVKFGVKNIALAPAGDTTKNTGHHHLLIDVDDLPAEGAPIPTDAHHMHFGKAQTEATIKLAPGKHTLQLILGDSGHMPFDPSIVSEKITVNVK
- a CDS encoding transporter substrate-binding domain-containing protein, with the translated sequence MRLLPGLICLLPLLSPLAHAELIDDVNDRGELRIALEANTPPFNYKEGDTLTGFEVELGQLLAKELDVRADFIVTDEGDLLQGVESGKYDVALNHIALTPELKDRFDFSEPYGEVDGQLLAKKDDAPRPMVLVQALTEEKPKAAAPVELAIPFQKGNPAFQASLKSAMQRIKDDGRLAALSKKWFTETK
- a CDS encoding DUF523 domain-containing protein is translated as MEKILVSRCLLGHRVRYDGGASGPFDLLEQWIEEGRVVPLCPEVAGGLPTPRAAAEIPGGQGGEVLDGKAAVITTEGEDVSAQFLEGARQALELVQKHGIRVAVLKANSPSCGNLLTYDGTFSGVKVSGEGVTAALLKRHGVRVFSELELPQAAQALAALI
- a CDS encoding 2OG-Fe(II) oxygenase, which gives rise to MRAMPISSEHPLLLRIVDDLAEHGWSQQNIFLPADLTRALAAECRKREAEGELAPAAVGRGPFSEIREGIRGDHIQWIDPGQADATDRYLSLMDSLREALNRGLFLGLEDFECHFALYPPGAFYRKHVDRFRDDDRRMVSAVIYLNDAWLPEDGGQLRMYLNDERVHDVQPTGGCLVVFLSGEVPHEVLPAHRERLSLTGWFRRRGNEPF
- a CDS encoding DUF2059 domain-containing protein codes for the protein MRRLLFSLLMFCVLPAWADGFDQLYKVAGWPEQRAHFNDALSAAQQRYQNSLPPAVFQALVNNSNQRFAAQAMDQRAEAQLRQKLADPKPALTFFQSPLGKKIVAAELLATRRDQLAKNAQGLPKMQASDSRLLIIGHLAQALPAREAGAEVSLAIAGVAADSLSSMIPGLLGGGQAQGMLNGQRQRLMDQIGADLNNTLLYVYRDLSDEELEEFATFAESTEGKAYYQAALAAIRAGLAVGQP
- a CDS encoding alpha/beta hydrolase, which encodes MPDTFDPDHLRASLKPLAEWQPLSDEAKAYQRFYKTDFAERDVWRGMGRFEVDGYELVSHCWWPEKVKATLFLLHGYYDHIGLYRHVIEWALDQDFAVIACDLPGHGLSSGPRASIRDFAEYQHMLQALFAEAHSIALPQPWHLCGQSTGGAIVVDHLLNHGENSPAQGQVILLAPLVRPRAWGWSQLSYYLLRPFVRGVARRFSVNSNDPDFLPFLQADPLQPRRLPTKWVGALSRWIIRVEHAKKSPRRPLIIQGQADMTVDWQHNLQVLKWKFDRPQILLLAEARHHLANETAEMREEYFEFLSKRIRGRNL